A window of the Cicer arietinum cultivar CDC Frontier isolate Library 1 chromosome 6, Cicar.CDCFrontier_v2.0, whole genome shotgun sequence genome harbors these coding sequences:
- the LOC101507687 gene encoding pectinesterase 2-like, with protein MASLPMLTTLLVVSFLFSCIVSSHSLSSIESWCSKTPYPQPCEYYLSNQGYNQTIKNKSDFFKVSLKIAIERAKMGQQNTNSLGPKCRNPKEKAAWDDCIELYHYTIKKLNETIGTKCTQIQSQTWLSTALTNLETCKNGFYDLGVTNYVLPLLSNNNITKLLSNTLSLNKVPYQQPNYKDGFPTWVKPGDRKLLQTSSAASKANVVVAKDGSGKFTTVNAAVSAAPSSSSGRYVIYVKSGVYNEQVDIKAKNIMLVGDGIGKTIITGSKSVGGGTTTFRSATVSAVGDGFMAQDITFRNTAGAANHQAVAFRSGSDLSVFYKCSFEGYQDTLYVHSERQFYRECNIYGTVDFIFGNAAVVLQNCNIFARNPPQKTITVTAQGRTDPNQNTGIIIHNSKVSPASDLNPSSVKSYLGRPWQKYSRTVFMDTVLDSFINPAGWLEWDGNFALDTLYYAEYANTGSGSSTSNRVKWKGYHVLTSASQASPFTVGNFIAGNSWLPKTGVPFTSGL; from the exons ATGGCTTCATTACCTATGCTAACAACTCTCTTAGttgtttcctttcttttctcCTGTATTGTTTCTAGCCACTCATTAAGTTCCATAGAATCATGGTGTAGCAAAACACCTTACCCTCAACCATGTGAGTACTATTTAAGTAACCAGGGTTACaaccaaacaataaaaaataaatccgattttttcaaagtttcacttAAAATCGCCATAGAGAGAGCAAAAATGGGCCAACAAAACACAAACTCACTAGGCCCAAAATGCCGTAACCCAAAAGAAAAAGCTGCTTGGGATGATTGTATTGAACTCTATCACTACACAATCAAAAAGCTCAACGAAACAATAGGCACAAAGTGCACACAAATTCAATCTCAAACTTGGCTTAGCACAGCACTCACAAATCTTGAGACATGCAAAAACGGGTTTTATGACCTTGGTGTCACAAACTATGTTTTACCTttattgtctaataataatataactaaATTGTTAAGTAACACTTTGTCTCTTAACAAGGTTCCTTACCAACAACCAAATTACAAAGATGGATTTCCAACATGGGTTAAACCCGGCGATAGGAAACTTCTTCAGACATCTTCGGCCGCCTCGAAGGCTAACGTTGTTGTCGCTAAAGATGGATCTGGCAAGTTTACGACGGTAAACGCGGCCGTAAGTGCCGCCCCAAGTAGTAGTAGTGGAAGGTATGTGATATATGTCAAGAGTGGCGTGTACAATGAACAAGTTGACATCAAAGCAAAGAATATTATGTTGGTTGGTGATGGTATTGGTAAAACCATAATCACAGGTAGCAAGAGTGTTGGAGGTGGCACCACTACCTTCCGTTCAGCAACTGTTT CTGCCGTTGGAGATGGATTTATGGCTCAAGACATCACATTCAGAAACACAGCTGGAGCTGCAAACCACCAAGCTGTTGCATTCCGTTCTGGCTCAGATCTATCAGTATTTTACAAATGTAGCTTTGAAGGTTATCAAGACACACTGTATGTTCACTCCGAAAGACAATTTTACAGAGAATGTAACATTTATGGCACGGTTGATTTCATCTTTGGCAATGCAGCCGTAGTTTTGCAAAATTGCAACATTTTTGCAAGAAATCCACCACAAAAAACTATCACCGTCACCGCTCAAGGAAGAACAGATCCAAATCAAAACACTGGAATCATAATCCATAATTCTAAAGTATCACCTGCATCAGACCTAAATCCTAGTTCTGTTAAATCTTATCTCGGTAGGCCTTGGCAAAAATATTCAAGAACGGTTTTCATGGACACTGTTCTTGATAGTTTCATAAACCCTGCTGGTTGGTTGGAATGGGATGGTAATTTTGCTTTAGATACTTTATATTATGCTGAATATGCTAACACAGGTTCAGGTTCCTCTACTTCAAACAGAGTCAAATGGAAAGGTTACCATGTTCTTACTAGTGCATCACAAGCTTCACCGTTCACTGTTGGGAATTTTATTGCTGGTAACTCATGGTTACCAAAGACGGGTGTGCCTTTCACCTCAGGACTCTAA